In Pectobacterium brasiliense, a single genomic region encodes these proteins:
- the murG gene encoding undecaprenyldiphospho-muramoylpentapeptide beta-N-acetylglucosaminyltransferase — protein sequence MSGEGKRLMVMAGGTGGHVFPGLAVAHHLMAQGWQVRWLGTADRMEADLVPKHGIEIDFIRISGLRGKGIRAQLSAPIRIFQAVRQARAIMRRYQPDVVLGMGGYVSGPGGLAAWLCGIPVVLHEQNGIAGLTNRWLSHIAKKVLQAFPGAFPKADVVGNPVRTDVLALPAPETRLADRSGPVRVLVVGGSQGARVLNQTLPGVAAKLGDRVTIWHQVGKGALSTVQQAYQDVGQTQHKITEFIDDMAAAYAWADVVVCRSGALTVSEIAAAGLPALFVPFQHKDRQQYWNALPLEKAGAAKIIEQPQFNVAAVSEVLSSWDRATLLTMAQKARAVAIPDATDRVAAEVSAAAGSRATHVAHG from the coding sequence ATGAGTGGCGAAGGCAAGCGTTTGATGGTGATGGCTGGCGGTACGGGCGGGCATGTCTTCCCCGGGCTGGCGGTTGCGCACCACCTGATGGCGCAAGGCTGGCAGGTTCGCTGGTTAGGTACAGCGGATCGTATGGAAGCCGATTTGGTGCCTAAGCATGGTATCGAAATTGATTTTATCCGCATTTCTGGTTTGCGTGGTAAAGGCATTCGGGCGCAGTTAAGCGCGCCGATTCGTATTTTTCAGGCAGTGCGTCAGGCTCGCGCGATTATGCGCCGTTACCAGCCTGATGTGGTGCTGGGAATGGGCGGTTATGTTTCCGGCCCCGGCGGTCTGGCTGCCTGGCTGTGCGGCATTCCGGTCGTCCTACATGAGCAGAACGGTATTGCAGGGCTAACCAATCGCTGGTTATCCCATATCGCTAAAAAGGTATTGCAGGCATTCCCCGGCGCGTTTCCTAAAGCAGATGTTGTGGGGAACCCGGTCAGAACCGATGTGCTGGCGTTGCCTGCGCCGGAGACACGATTAGCCGATCGCTCAGGCCCTGTGAGGGTGCTGGTTGTTGGTGGTAGTCAGGGCGCAAGAGTGCTGAATCAAACGCTACCCGGCGTGGCAGCAAAGTTGGGCGATCGCGTGACGATTTGGCATCAGGTTGGTAAAGGAGCGTTATCCACCGTTCAACAGGCTTATCAGGATGTTGGGCAGACGCAGCACAAGATTACCGAATTTATTGATGACATGGCGGCAGCTTACGCCTGGGCGGATGTGGTGGTGTGCCGTTCTGGCGCATTAACCGTCAGTGAAATTGCGGCGGCTGGGTTACCGGCGCTGTTTGTCCCGTTCCAGCATAAAGATCGGCAGCAGTATTGGAATGCGCTGCCGTTGGAAAAAGCGGGAGCAGCAAAAATTATTGAGCAGCCACAGTTTAACGTGGCGGCTGTCAGCGAGGTGCTATCCAGTTGGGATCGCGCAACCTTGCTGACAATGGCACAGAAAGCCCGCGCAGTGGCCATTCCAGATGCAACCGACCGGGTTGCGGCGGAAGTCAGTGCAGCGGCAGGCAGTCGGGCCACACATGTGGCTCATGGTTAA
- the ftsW gene encoding cell division protein FtsW — translation MRFFGLAFIERIKSWVMGTRESDTLSVVLYDRTLVWLTLGLAVIGFVMVTSASMPVGQRLASDPFLFAKRDAIYIGLAFGLSLITLRVPMEIWQRYSPVLLLLAMVMLLVVLAVGSSVNGASRWISLGPLRIQPAELSKLALFCYLSSYMVRKVEEVRNNFWGFCKPMGVMVVLAVLLLAQPDLGTVVVLFITTLAMLFLAGAKMWQFLAIIGCGVFAVGLLIVAEPYRMRRVTSFWNPWDDPFGSGYQLTQSLMAFGRGEFWGQGLGNSVQKLEYLPEAHTDFIFSILGEELGYIGVVLALLMIFFVAFRAMSIGKRALEIDQRFSGFLACSIGVWFSFQTLVNVGAAAGMLPTKGLTLPLISYGGSSLLIMSTAIVLLLRIDFETRLTKAQAFTRGAR, via the coding sequence ATGCGGTTCTTCGGGCTGGCGTTTATCGAGCGCATCAAGAGCTGGGTTATGGGAACGCGCGAAAGCGATACGCTCAGCGTTGTCCTGTATGACAGGACGCTGGTGTGGTTGACGCTTGGGCTTGCCGTGATTGGTTTTGTGATGGTGACGTCGGCTTCTATGCCTGTTGGACAGCGTCTTGCCAGTGATCCGTTCCTGTTCGCGAAACGTGATGCGATTTATATCGGGTTGGCATTTGGCTTGTCGTTAATCACGCTGCGTGTGCCGATGGAGATATGGCAACGTTACAGTCCGGTACTGCTACTGCTCGCCATGGTTATGTTGCTGGTAGTGCTCGCGGTGGGAAGCTCGGTCAACGGTGCGTCACGCTGGATTTCGCTGGGGCCATTGCGTATTCAGCCTGCGGAATTATCCAAGCTGGCGTTGTTTTGCTACCTGTCCAGCTACATGGTGCGCAAAGTTGAAGAAGTGCGAAATAACTTCTGGGGCTTTTGCAAACCAATGGGCGTGATGGTGGTGTTGGCGGTGCTGTTGTTGGCACAGCCTGACCTCGGTACGGTGGTTGTACTGTTTATTACGACGCTGGCGATGCTGTTTCTGGCTGGTGCGAAGATGTGGCAGTTTCTGGCGATCATCGGTTGCGGCGTGTTTGCCGTTGGCCTGCTGATTGTCGCTGAGCCTTACCGTATGCGCCGTGTGACGTCTTTCTGGAATCCATGGGATGATCCGTTTGGCAGCGGCTACCAGTTAACGCAGTCCCTGATGGCATTTGGGCGCGGTGAATTCTGGGGGCAAGGGCTGGGGAATTCAGTACAGAAACTGGAATATTTGCCGGAAGCACATACCGATTTCATTTTCTCTATTTTAGGTGAAGAACTCGGCTATATCGGTGTGGTTTTAGCGTTGTTAATGATATTCTTCGTCGCTTTTCGCGCGATGTCTATCGGGAAGCGGGCGCTGGAGATCGATCAGCGTTTTTCGGGCTTTCTGGCGTGTTCCATCGGTGTCTGGTTCAGCTTTCAGACGCTGGTGAACGTAGGCGCGGCGGCGGGGATGCTACCGACAAAAGGGCTGACGTTGCCGCTGATCAGTTACGGTGGTTCCAGTTTGCTGATTATGTCGACGGCAATAGTGTTGCTGTTACGCATTGATTTTGAAACGCGTCTGACGAAAGCGCAGGCGTTTACGAGAGGTGCCCGATGA
- the murD gene encoding UDP-N-acetylmuramoyl-L-alanine--D-glutamate ligase, with translation MVDYQGKKVVIIGLGLTGLSCVDFFLARDVVPRVVDTRISPPGLDKLPEQVERHLGSLNEDWLMSADLIVASPGVALATPILCDAADAGIEIVGDIELFCREAQAPIVAITGSNGKSTVTTLVGEMARAAGWQVGVGGNIGLPALQLLEQPAQLYVLELSSFQLETTSSLHAAAATILNVTEDHTNRYPFGLQQYRAAKLRIYEHADLCVVNADDALTMPVRGADARCRSFGVDVGDYHLNRQQGETWLRVDGERVLNTREIKLVGQHNYTNALAALALADAVKIPRASALTALTSFTGLPHRFQMAFERNGVRWINDSKATNVGSTEAALSGLAVEGSLHLLLGGDGKSADFSPLVPYLQGEHIHLYCFGQDGQQLAALRPEISEQTKTMEQAMRIIAERVKPGDMVLLSPACASLDQFRSFEQRGDEFARLAGELG, from the coding sequence ATGGTGGACTATCAGGGTAAAAAAGTCGTCATTATCGGGTTGGGTCTGACCGGGCTCTCCTGTGTTGATTTCTTTCTCGCACGCGATGTCGTACCACGCGTGGTGGATACCCGTATCAGTCCGCCGGGTCTGGATAAGCTGCCAGAGCAGGTGGAACGACACCTCGGTAGCCTGAATGAAGACTGGCTGATGAGCGCAGATTTGATCGTCGCCAGTCCTGGTGTTGCGTTGGCGACGCCGATTCTGTGTGACGCCGCCGATGCTGGCATCGAGATCGTTGGCGATATCGAACTGTTCTGCCGTGAAGCGCAGGCACCGATTGTGGCGATTACCGGCTCTAACGGTAAAAGCACGGTGACGACGCTGGTCGGCGAAATGGCGCGTGCCGCAGGCTGGCAGGTGGGTGTGGGGGGCAACATCGGCCTACCTGCGCTGCAACTGCTTGAACAGCCCGCTCAGCTTTATGTGCTGGAGCTGTCGAGTTTCCAGTTGGAAACGACGAGTAGCCTGCACGCCGCTGCGGCAACCATTTTGAACGTGACGGAAGATCACACCAACCGTTATCCGTTTGGTTTACAGCAGTACCGGGCGGCGAAACTGCGTATTTATGAACACGCGGATTTGTGTGTTGTGAATGCTGATGATGCGCTGACCATGCCGGTTCGCGGTGCGGATGCACGCTGTCGCAGTTTTGGCGTCGATGTCGGCGATTATCACCTTAACCGCCAGCAGGGAGAAACCTGGCTGCGGGTGGACGGTGAACGTGTGCTCAATACCCGTGAAATCAAGCTGGTTGGGCAGCACAATTATACGAATGCATTGGCAGCGCTGGCGTTGGCTGATGCAGTGAAGATTCCACGTGCGTCTGCGCTGACGGCGTTGACGTCATTTACCGGACTGCCTCATCGCTTTCAAATGGCTTTCGAGCGTAATGGCGTGCGGTGGATCAATGACTCTAAAGCCACCAATGTGGGCAGCACCGAGGCCGCATTGAGCGGTTTGGCGGTAGAAGGCTCGCTGCACCTGCTGTTAGGCGGTGACGGTAAATCTGCCGATTTCTCGCCGTTGGTGCCGTATTTGCAGGGCGAGCACATTCATTTGTACTGTTTCGGGCAGGATGGGCAACAGTTGGCCGCGCTGCGCCCGGAAATTTCCGAGCAGACAAAAACGATGGAACAGGCAATGCGTATCATCGCCGAACGCGTTAAGCCGGGCGATATGGTGCTGCTGTCTCCAGCCTGCGCAAGCCTGGATCAGTTCCGCAGTTTTGAACAGCGAGGCGATGAATTTGCTCGTCTGGCGGGGGAGTTAGGCTGA